DNA sequence from the Corynebacterium freneyi genome:
GGGAATACTCGTCGCGTTCGGCTGCGCCCGGGCCCTGGCCGCGATGCAGCTTGGCGATGAATCCGCGGCGTCCCTGGGAATCGGAATCCCCGGAATCCGTCTGCTCGTCGTGGCCGCGGTGGCGTGCATGGCCGGCGGCGCGACCGCTGCGGCGGGGCCGATCGCTTTCGCGGGGCTCCTCGCCGCACACATCGCGAGGCTCCTGGTCGGGCCGGATCCGCGCCGCATGATGGGCGTCGCGCTGTTCGCCGGCGCCGCGCTCCTCATCGTCGCCGACGTCGTCGGCAGGTTCATCGTGCAACCCGCCGAAATGCCCGCCGGGCTGGTGGTCGCGTTCCTCGGCGGACCGCTGCTGATCGCCCTCGTGCGGCGGAAGGGGATGAAATGACGGCAAGCACCGTGCCGGGGCGGGCGACCTGGACGGTGGGTTGGCGCGGCCGACCGGTGCGATTCGAGCGCCGCGCCGTCGTCGTGGCCGCCGTCGCGCTCGCCGGGCTCGCCGTGCTGGCGCTGTTCAGCATGGGCGTCGGCCCCGCATCCGCGGACCCGCCGACAGTATTGAAGGCGCTGTTCGCGGCCACCGGCGACCCGGCCACCGCCGGCGCCCTGAAATGGCGGACGCCCCGCATCGCCGTGGCGATCGTGGGCGGCGCCCTGCTGGCGCTGGGCGGCGCGCTCTTCCAGGTGCTCACCCGCAATCCCCTCGGCAGCCCGGACATCATCGGCTTCAACACGGGCGCATACACCGGCGCGCTGCTGGCCACGATGCTCCTGCCGCCCAGCCGCGGCAGAAACATCGGCGTCGGCGGCGTCAGCGTGCACGTCGGCGACTACGTCCCGGCGCTCGGCGCGTGCCTGGGCGGACTCGCCACAGCCGCCCTGGTCCTCGCACTGTCCGGCGCCCGCGCCCGGGGTGCCGACCACCGGCTCATCGTCGTCGGCATCGCGACGAGTGCCACCCTCACGGCCGTCAACGCCTACATCATCATGAAGACGGACATCAACTACGCGTCCGCGATGACGTCATGGAGCTTCGGATCGCTCAACGGGCTCCGCGCTCCCGACGCCGCCCCGCTGATCCTCGCGCTGCTCGCCATCGCCGTGGCGGTCCCCTGGGCGGCGCAGGCGGGGAAGGCGATGATGTGCGACGACGACGTGGCGACGGCAATCGGGGAACCCGTGCGCCGCACCCGCGTGGCCTTCCTCGTCATCGGGGTCACGGCCACCGCCGTGGTCACCGCGGTCATCGGCCCCGTCATGTTCGTCGCGCTCGCCGCTCCCCACATCGCCCGCGGGCTGACCCGCTCCGCCGGACTCGCGCTCGTCCCCACCGCGATCATCGGGAGCCTGCTGCTGCTCGGCGCCGACACCATCGCCCGCGCCGGGAGCATTGAAATCCCCGCGGGCGTGGTCACCATGATCATCGGCGGCGCCTACTTCTTCAGGTTGCTCCTGGGCGCCCGCGGGCGACGCTGAGGCCGCCGGGCCGCGGGAACGCGGGGCCGGGGGCCGCGTCAGCGGCGCACCCGGAGGTCCGCGATCGTCGCGGTCGACAGCAGTTCCGAGACCGGGACGTCGACGCCGACGTCGGCCAGCTTCCGCTGCAACTCGATGGCCTGCAGGGACGTGAGACCGAGCAACACCAGGGCCTTCCCTGGGTCGACCTGGTCCGCGTCGGGGTACCCCAGCACCGAGGCGCACAGCCCGCGGACGTCCGCGGCGGCGTCGTCGCCCGGCCCCGCGGGAGCGGTGGCGGGTGGGGTGGCGGAGCCGGTGGTTGCGGTGGTGGCGCACGCGGTCGGGGAGACGACGGCGGAGGCCACGTCCCCGTCGAGGTAAGCCGGCGCCCCCAGCGCGTCGTAGACGCGCCGGAGCATGCCCCAATCGGCCGCCGCGACGACCCCGACCCCGGGCCGCATGCGAATCGCCGCGGACACCGCCGTGACCGGGTCGAAAGGCAGCAGCCCGGTGCCCCCGTCGGCGGCACGGACCGCGTCGAAGCCCGGGGCGTCGTTCGAACCGGGCCACAATCCCCATCGGACGACGCGCCACTCCGGCCGATTGGCGCAATGGGCTTCGGCCGCGGCGACGGCGGCGGCGTAGGCCGTCGTATCCGGGTGCGCCAGCGTCGCCGCAATCGACGAACTCACCACGACCCGGCACCCCTCGGACAGCGGCAACCGGGCCAGGAGCCGATCGACGGCCGCCGACCGCAACCACGCGGCGTCGGAAAGCGAATCCGGGGAATCCAGCGACGGGTACGCCGACGCCGCGTGGATCACCGCCGTCGCCGGCCGCCCCACGGCGATGGGGGAAGGATCCGCCGAGATCGCGCCACCGCGGCTTTCCTCTCCGCCCACGTCGCGGTCCTCGCCCTCGTGCAGATCCACGCGCACGACGTCCATCGGGATCCCGGCGGCCCGTGCCGCGGCGGCGAGGTCGCGCGGGATGCGCGACGGCTCCCGCGTCAGCAACGTGATCCGGCCCGCCCCCAGGGCGATGAGGGCCCGGACCACGTGCCGCGCGACCTGGCCGCGGCCACCCGTGACGACGACGTGATCGAGGGCCCCGGCGCCGGCGGGGGACTCCCCGGCGTCGGGCGGACGAAGGCGCGGGACGAAAGTGCCGGAGTCGCGGACGGCGAGCGCCGCTTCACCGCGGGCGTTCAATGCCGCGACCGCCGCGGAGATGCACTCCGGCGTCATGTCGGGCCCCGGGAGGTCGATGTGCCGGAACCTGTACCCGCGCCGCGCCGCGAAGGCCCGCGCCAACGGCACGCACGCCGACTGCGCCGGCGAGGCCTCCGTCCCGTCCACCGCGTGCGCGCCGTACGTGAGGAAGACGAGCCGGGAGCCGCGCGGCGCGGCGGGCACCTCGTCGAGCGCCTTCCCCGTGGCCCGAATCGCGGTGGCGACGTCCCGGCCGCCGATGTCCGGCGACGGCGTACCGCACATGATTGTCGACGGCGCATCGTCCGCGGTGGCCCCGGCTTCCGGCAGGCCCTGTCTCCGCGCGGCATCGGCCAACCCCGTGGCCCACTCCGGCGCGGAACCCGCCTGAAACGGCGACGGCCGCTCCTGGCCCAGGTGCGGCAGCCGCACCCACCTCTCCTCCAGAATGACGGGCGGCGCCGGCTCGGCGGCGTCCGGGGCCGTGGGGGAAGCGGGGCCGACCCCGGCGCCGGGTGCCCCGGAATCCCCGGGGGAAAACCAAATCCGCGTTTCCGCGAAGGGCGACGCCGGGAAGTCCGGCGGGAATCCCACGTCGGCGCCGGGCCCGGCCGCCGAAACCGGTGCCAGCCCATTGGCCAACGCCGTCCGCCACCCCTGCGCCCACGTTTCGGGCCCGGCCGGGCCCGCACCGTCCGCGGTCGGGATGATCAACGGAGCCGAACCCGGCCGCGCGTGCCGCACGGTCTCGTCGATCGAACGCCCGATGGTTGCGAGCGCCGACATTTCCACGAACGCGACGTCGCCGTTTCCGGACGCCGCCTCGACGGCGTCGGCGAAGCGGACCGGGTTGCGCACGTTCGCGTACCAGAATTCCGCCTGGTCGCCGCCGGGCGGAATCGGGGCGCCGCACAATGCCGGGCTGACGCACTCCATGCGCCCCTCCCGGAATCCCGTCTCGCCCAGCTCCGCGTGGAGCCGCGAGATGAACGGCCCGCGGATCGGCGCCACCGCCGGCGTGTGCGCCGCGTACCCGACCGGCAGGAGCCGCGCGAATCCCCCGGACCGCGCGACCTCGTCGATGACGCCGGTCACCGCGTCCCGGGTACCGCCGACGCAGCACAGCGACGGGGCGTTGTGCACGGCGAGCTCCGCGTCGCCCGCCCACCCCGCGATGGCGGCGCGGCACCTCCGTTCGTCCCAGCCCACCACCGCCATGGCCTGTCGAGGCAGCGCGGCGACCAGCCCGGAGCGCGCCGCGACCACCGCGCAGGCGTCGGCGGGGGACGTCATCCCGGCGAACACCGCGGCGGCGATTTCGCCCTGCGAATGCCCGATGGCTGCGTCGACCGGCAGCCCGGCGCTTTCCCACAGGGCGGCGACGGCCATCATCTGCGTGAACAGCGCGGGCTGAACCGTGGTTTCGTCGACGTCGGCGGACGCGCGAGGATCCAGGAGATAGTCCCGGACGTCGATGCCGTGGTCGACCGCGAAGCGGCCGATGTACTCGTCCGCCACCTCGCGGACCACCGCGAACTCCCCGTGGAGGGGCGCGAGCAGGCCCGGGCGCTGTTGGCCCTGGCCGGGGAACACCGCCACCGTCTTCGGCCGCCGCGAAGGAACCGTGGCCGCCGCCACCCGCGGATGCGGGCGCCCCTCCGCGATATGGGCCAGCGCCGAGCGGAGCTCAGCCCCGCCCGAAGCGGACACCACCGCCCGATGCGGGGCGCGGGGGCGGGTGGCGGAAAGAGCATGCGCGACCTGCGCGGGCGTCGTCTCCGGACGCCTGCCGAGGTAGGAAAACAGCTGACGCGCCTCGGCGCGGAGCGACTCGGCCGTGCGCGCTTCGAGGACGATTGCGTCGGTGACGTTCATGACCGCCCCTCTTCCGGAAAGCCCACCAGGGCGTGGGTGACGGTGCCGCTGATTCCCAACGCGGAGATGCCGGCCGTGCGCCAGCCGCCCCGCGCCGGCCACGGTTCTTCCCCCGCGAGCGCCAGACCGGAACCGGCCCAGTCGATGGCGTCCGACGGTTCCCCCTCGAGGAGATGGCGCGGGATACTGCCCTCGCGGGCCCCGGCCATAAGGGCGCAGAGGCCGAGGCCGGAAGCCGCCGCCTGGGCGTGGCCCAGATGGCTTTTCGCCGAACGGATCGGGATGCGGCGCCCGTCCGCCGCGGCGGCGGCCCCGTACGTCGCCCCCAACGCGGCCAGCTCCACGGGATCCCCCGCCCGCGTGCCGGTGCCGTGGGCCTCGACGACGTCGACGTCGTCGTACCCCAAGCCGGAAATATCGAGGCAGCGCCGGATGGCCTCTTCGTGGGCGTCGCGATCGGGGACGTGCATCGGCGAACGGCCGCCGCCGTGCGTCGACGCGGAGGCATGGACGACCGCGATGGGGGTCCTGCCGCCGCCGCGGGCGGAACCGGCCGTCTCCAGGAGAAAAGCCGCGGACCCCTCGGACCAGACGACGCCCCGATCCTCTTTGCCGAAGGGGCGGCAACGCCCGTTCGCGGCGAGGGCGCCGAGCCGGGAGAACTCCACGAGCATGCCGGGGGAGCACAGCACGCTGACGCCGCCGGCGATCATCGTCGGCGCGGCGCCCGACCGGATCATGGCCGCCGCGTGGTCGATCGCCGTGAGCGCGCCGGCGCATCCCGCGTCGATGGTCACCGACGGGCCGCGAATGTCGAGCGCGTTGCTGATGCGCCCCGAAATGGTGCTCGCGGAGACTCCGACGAGCAGATCGCCGTGATACTCGCCCGGAACGCCGAAGCGGGGGCCGTAATCGTCGTGAAGCGCGGCGAATGCCACGCCCGCGTCCCGCAGCCTGTGGTCGCCCGGCCGCAGACCGGCGGCTTGGAAGGCGCGGAAAGCGCAGCGGACGGCGACGCGCTGGTGGGGGTCGATGAGGGCGGCCTCCCGCGGCGATACGCCGAACGCGGCGGGGTCCCACATCGTCGCCCCGGGGATCAGGCCGCAGGAATCCGGGATTCGCCCCCACCCCGGCGCATCCCCGAGACGGAGCAATCCTTCGACGTCCCAGCCGCGATCGCGTGGCAGCGGGCCGAGCGCGTCCGCGTCCCCGGACAGCGTCCCCCACAGCGTCGCCAACGAGGTGGCCCCGCCCGGGGCCTCGAGGGCGACGCCGGTGATCACGATTGCCCCGTCGTCGGCGAGGAGATCCTTCGGTGCGGCGATCATGGGACGGGCACCGCCACGGGGGTGCACGCGCGTCCGAGGAATTCGGCGACCGCCGGCAGCTGCGTGGACAAATAGAAGTGCCCGCCGCGGAAGAGCGACACCGAGCAGTCGGCCGTCGTGTGCGCGCGCCATCCCCAGAGCCGGGTGAAGGGGACGATCGGATCGGAGTCACCGCCCAGAACCGAGATCGGGCACGAAACCGCGGCGTCTTTCCCGCATCCGTAGGAGTCGGTCATGGCGTAATCGGCTCGGAGGGCCCCGATCGCCAGGGAGACGAGGTCCGGGTCGGCGAGGATCGCGTCGTCGGTTCCCGCCAGGCCCACCAACCGGTCGATGATCCCCCGGTCGGTCACGGGGTGCCGGGGCTCCGCCGCGACCGCGTGCGGCGGAACGGCCGCCGAAACGACGAGGTGCGCGACCGGCAATCCCTCGCGCCCGCAGCTCCGGGCGAGCTCGAAGGCGACCAGTGCCCCCATGCTGTGGCCGAAAATCACGAGTTCACGCGTATCGGCGGCCGGTTGCGCGGCCAACTCGCGGGCGACGGCGTCGGCGATGTCCGTGATTGACCGCGCCGGCGTCCGCCCGATCCGGTCCTGGCGCCCCGGGTACTGGACCACCGAGGGGGTGCACCAGGGCGCGCAAAGGTCGGACAGCTCCCGCTGCGACGACGCCCCGGCGCCGGCGTGGGGGCAGAGAATCAGGTGCGGCCCCGCGTGGCTGCGGGAAACCGAGAACCTGCGCAACCAATGGTCCTGCGTTGTGTGCAATGTCAGACTCCGACGTCGTTATCGAGGTGATGGGGCGGAATGAGGGCGCGAAACCGCGCGCAAAAAACAAACTAAGGCTAGCATTACCAATGTTGTAATGTCGGGCCTTTTTGGCGGGATCTCGGAAGGATGGTTCATGGAGACGGCGGAAACGGCGCGGGACGTGCCGGTGGACGGGGGGACGCGCTCCGGAGGACCCCCGGAAGCGGCGCCGGGGCACCGCGAACCCGGGCGTGAGGGACCCGGGCGCGACGAACCGGCCGGGTCGGTTGCGGCCGGATCCCTCGCGGAACTCACCGAACCGGTGGCGGGGCAACTTCGGGTGGCCGCCGCGTTGCAGGTCGTGGCGTCCGTCGCCGCAGTGGCGCCGTTGGCGCTCATCGGCGTGATCGGGACGCGCCTCGTCGAAGGGCGGACCGTGGGGGCCGGGATTGTGGCGGCGGTCATCACCGCGCTCGCGGTGAGGGCGCTCGCCGAAGCCGCCGCGCTCGCCGTGTCCCATTCGGCCGACGCACGTCTGCAGCACCATCTGCGGTGGCGGATCGTCACGGCGCTGTCGCGGGCGCCCTTGCGCTGGTTCAGCGCGACACCCTCGGGCACGGTGCGGCGCGCGGTGACGGACGACGTCGATGAACTGCACTTCCTCGTCGCGCACGCGCGCATCGAGCAAGTCGCGGGAGTGGTGACGCCCTTGGCGGGGCTCGCCTGGTGCGCCGTCCTCGACTGGAGGCTGGCGCTCGTCGCGGCTATCCCGCTCGTGGCCTACGGTGCTGCGTCCGCGGTGGCCATGCGGGGGGCGGCGGGGAAAATGGAGCGGATCGCGGAGACACTCGGCACGATGAGCGCGGCCATCGCCGAT
Encoded proteins:
- a CDS encoding acyltransferase domain-containing protein codes for the protein MNVTDAIVLEARTAESLRAEARQLFSYLGRRPETTPAQVAHALSATRPRAPHRAVVSASGGAELRSALAHIAEGRPHPRVAAATVPSRRPKTVAVFPGQGQQRPGLLAPLHGEFAVVREVADEYIGRFAVDHGIDVRDYLLDPRASADVDETTVQPALFTQMMAVAALWESAGLPVDAAIGHSQGEIAAAVFAGMTSPADACAVVAARSGLVAALPRQAMAVVGWDERRCRAAIAGWAGDAELAVHNAPSLCCVGGTRDAVTGVIDEVARSGGFARLLPVGYAAHTPAVAPIRGPFISRLHAELGETGFREGRMECVSPALCGAPIPPGGDQAEFWYANVRNPVRFADAVEAASGNGDVAFVEMSALATIGRSIDETVRHARPGSAPLIIPTADGAGPAGPETWAQGWRTALANGLAPVSAAGPGADVGFPPDFPASPFAETRIWFSPGDSGAPGAGVGPASPTAPDAAEPAPPVILEERWVRLPHLGQERPSPFQAGSAPEWATGLADAARRQGLPEAGATADDAPSTIMCGTPSPDIGGRDVATAIRATGKALDEVPAAPRGSRLVFLTYGAHAVDGTEASPAQSACVPLARAFAARRGYRFRHIDLPGPDMTPECISAAVAALNARGEAALAVRDSGTFVPRLRPPDAGESPAGAGALDHVVVTGGRGQVARHVVRALIALGAGRITLLTREPSRIPRDLAAAARAAGIPMDVVRVDLHEGEDRDVGGEESRGGAISADPSPIAVGRPATAVIHAASAYPSLDSPDSLSDAAWLRSAAVDRLLARLPLSEGCRVVVSSSIAATLAHPDTTAYAAAVAAAEAHCANRPEWRVVRWGLWPGSNDAPGFDAVRAADGGTGLLPFDPVTAVSAAIRMRPGVGVVAAADWGMLRRVYDALGAPAYLDGDVASAVVSPTACATTATTGSATPPATAPAGPGDDAAADVRGLCASVLGYPDADQVDPGKALVLLGLTSLQAIELQRKLADVGVDVPVSELLSTATIADLRVRR
- a CDS encoding thioesterase II family protein; this translates as MHTTQDHWLRRFSVSRSHAGPHLILCPHAGAGASSQRELSDLCAPWCTPSVVQYPGRQDRIGRTPARSITDIADAVARELAAQPAADTRELVIFGHSMGALVAFELARSCGREGLPVAHLVVSAAVPPHAVAAEPRHPVTDRGIIDRLVGLAGTDDAILADPDLVSLAIGALRADYAMTDSYGCGKDAAVSCPISVLGGDSDPIVPFTRLWGWRAHTTADCSVSLFRGGHFYLSTQLPAVAEFLGRACTPVAVPVP
- a CDS encoding FecCD family ABC transporter permease → MTASTVPGRATWTVGWRGRPVRFERRAVVVAAVALAGLAVLALFSMGVGPASADPPTVLKALFAATGDPATAGALKWRTPRIAVAIVGGALLALGGALFQVLTRNPLGSPDIIGFNTGAYTGALLATMLLPPSRGRNIGVGGVSVHVGDYVPALGACLGGLATAALVLALSGARARGADHRLIVVGIATSATLTAVNAYIIMKTDINYASAMTSWSFGSLNGLRAPDAAPLILALLAIAVAVPWAAQAGKAMMCDDDVATAIGEPVRRTRVAFLVIGVTATAVVTAVIGPVMFVALAAPHIARGLTRSAGLALVPTAIIGSLLLLGADTIARAGSIEIPAGVVTMIIGGAYFFRLLLGARGRR
- a CDS encoding polyketide synthase, which gives rise to MIAAPKDLLADDGAIVITGVALEAPGGATSLATLWGTLSGDADALGPLPRDRGWDVEGLLRLGDAPGWGRIPDSCGLIPGATMWDPAAFGVSPREAALIDPHQRVAVRCAFRAFQAAGLRPGDHRLRDAGVAFAALHDDYGPRFGVPGEYHGDLLVGVSASTISGRISNALDIRGPSVTIDAGCAGALTAIDHAAAMIRSGAAPTMIAGGVSVLCSPGMLVEFSRLGALAANGRCRPFGKEDRGVVWSEGSAAFLLETAGSARGGGRTPIAVVHASASTHGGGRSPMHVPDRDAHEEAIRRCLDISGLGYDDVDVVEAHGTGTRAGDPVELAALGATYGAAAAADGRRIPIRSAKSHLGHAQAAASGLGLCALMAGAREGSIPRHLLEGEPSDAIDWAGSGLALAGEEPWPARGGWRTAGISALGISGTVTHALVGFPEEGRS